The window GGACACCACCTCCCCTACCACTGATCTCAAAGAGCTGCCCCTTCCCGCTTGCTTTAACAATGGTGGAGCCCTGctgatattctataattaaaCACTGGGTGGAAGTATTTAACTTGTAATTCTGACTATTAACCCAGTTGGCTGCAACCTGGTTTAGAGTCTTTGGCCTCCCGTGCTGCTTTCATCAATGCCAAGGCCTCGTAGTGGTATGTGACTGCCTTCAATTGTGATCTGTGCTTGAAAGAGCCAGCTGATGGGGGCACTCAGCTAGGGGGTCATTAGATGAATGTTAGCTATGGGAAACTTCCCCACATGGGCATGGGACTCCAGCACATCCAAGGCAGCAGTGAAACATTCCTTTCCAGGGGGGAGGGCAAGAGGAATAGGCTGCCCTGAGGAGAGGCAATTCATCACCCCTATGGGAAATGGTGGCATTCAGGTTGGTGCTGGTAACAgaccagggagggagggatgaggtGGGCCAGGCTGCACAGAAAGCTGGAGATTAACACTCTTGTAGCGCTTAAAGCTATTCGGTGCTTGAAATCTCAGCAAGTATAATGCCTTGTACGTGTGAAATGCGAGTACAGGCTGTCAACATCTCATTGACTCCTTACGGCCCTGGGCCACACTGCAGCTCCAGTTCTGAAACCTGCAGCACCCGAAGGGTTAAATCAGTCAACCTCCCCCACAGAGGGAATCAGTTTAAAACACTGAAGTGCAGCCGGTGCCAGCCAAAGTGCATATCTTTTCCATCTCCAGCAGTGCCATGGCTCTGCCCTCTTGAGCCTGggtctgccctgcccagcccctcatCCCGTCTTCTCCACCCAGGGATCCTAACACTGGCGTAGCAGGATGGCAGCATCTGGCACTGTCTGCAGATGGGCCAGCGACTACATGACATGTAAAGCAggggagaatcagaccctctgAGCCTGCAGGGCCATGCTTAAGTGATAACACCTCGGGGCAGTGGAGGAGCTGGTACTGGCACAGCAATAAAATCCAGATGGGTTGGGGGAGTCCAAGGGCAACTTGAGGAGCAATAAACTAACTCAGGTGAACTGGAAAGCCAGTTGATTATTTTGGTCAGGCCTGTCCTTTTATACGCCTGGGAGctacctctgcccccccccccagtcactaCGTTCCCATCAGTGCATTCCGcaaagttggggggaggggggagaagggaggtttCTTGCCTCTCAAGAATAATGAGGCCCCTTTAATTGTCCACCTTTGATGCTCATAAACAGTACAGTCCCATGCAAACCTAGGGTCTCCATGGCCAGCAGCATCATGCAGCCTCCATCCAAAGCCGCTGTGACATGAAGAAGGGGCTTGCATAGGAGCTCAATGAGCAAGGGGGGTTGTGGTATAACAGCTGATGCTACTCGGAGTTCTGGGAGGGAAACAGAACTTCCTGCTCCACTGTGTAAATCAATCCCTAGCTACCAGGGATTAGGACAAAACCTTGGGAGATAGATTACCCTACATCCGCCTGTTGTGGAGTCCTTTACCCTTCTCTGGAGCATCTGGCAATTGCCAGAGGCAGGATGCTGGACTCTGGTCCAATTCAGCCTGGCAGTTTCTATGCTCCCTGCGTATAGCGAGAGGAGAATGAGTTTGAACTGTGCTGCTGTGCCCAGCAACGTGTGACTCTCTGTCTCCTGTTGCAGTCCAGTGGAGGCCAGCACTGTATTCAGATCTTTGAGAAGGGGGACTTTGGTGGCCAGATGTACGAATCCACAGAGGACTGCCCTTCAGTCATGGATGAGTTCCACATCCGGGAAATCCACGCCTGCAAAGTGCTGGAGGGGGCTTGGATATTCTATGAGCACCCCAACTTCCGGGGCAGGCAATACCTGTTGGAGAAGGGGGAGTACCGCAAGCCCGTTGATTGGGAGGCTGTGTCCCCCACTGTTCAGTCCTTCCGCTGCATTGTAGAGTGAGAGCTGGGGCAGCTCCCCGGCAGGGGCCAACATCCCTGCTTTGCCAGGGAAACTGAGTGGAGTCTGTGAATAAAGCTAGTGGCTGATACAATGCTCCCTGTCCTGCTTATTTCCAATCAGTGTAGCTCTGGTGGTCAGGCCCTGGTTGGCTGCAACCTGCTTAGCATGTGACCTCACTCATGCTACAGGCTAGACCTTTGCTACCATTCTCCCCTCCCTGACCGGtgccagccctctcctgcatcccaaatctctcatccttggccccaccccagagcctacaccccaatTTCCTCGCCCAGTGCAGTGAAAGTGattgaggatgggggagagcaagcgacggagggaggggggctggagggtggggcctcagagaaggagcagggcaggggtttcggggcagggcaagggtgttcagttttctgcagttagaaagttggcaaccctacactcTGTgccagctcctcctctccccatggcACCAGTGCTctcttccctgccctgtgccagccTCTGCCTGGCTAGTCCTGCTGGGAGCCCTggcccccagtgccccaggcctgattctccatggcCATGGAACTTGGGGTGGCCTTTGGGGGCCTGTGTATTCAGTTCCTGGCCTCAGTCACCTGCCCTGCTTCCAAAGAGGGCCCCTGTCACTCGCTCCAGTGGCTGCGGCTACAGTTGGTCCCTCACCTGGAGGCAGGCACATGCAGCCTGAGGATTGGAATGTGAGTGGCAGGAGCAGCTGGCCGCAGGGATATGGAACTGGGGGGCAGGCACAAGCTGCATGAATGAATGGTGACTGGCCACCTACTGAAGGTGATAGCATGTGGGACCTTGTGCCTGTCGTGCCAGCCTCCTCCAGCGCTGGGCACCTGTCCCaccagcaggattgggccctaatcaCAACACCAGCCATGCTAAAGCAGAGAGCTGCCCACAGGAGACAGACATGTGGAGGAAGTCGAGGCGAACCCAAGAAAGCGAGAGCAAGAGGGGAAGGATCCCAATAAGGGATAGAGAGCTGCCGACCCATTTTCTGAGAGGGTAGCCAGGGAGTTTTGGTAGCTCAGCCTCTTTGTGACCAAGACAGCTTGTGCCTGCGTGGCGGGAGGAAGGGAGACTCAGCTGAGAGACAGGCTCCAGGGAGAGCCAAAcagaggtggggttggggaaagaggaagaaaagggagaTGAAGGTGAGAAAGCAAACGGGCGAGAGAAACGAACGAcatgggaagaggaaggaaggaagaaatgggGGGACAGCAGAAAAGGATATAGCTCAGGTGGAAACAGGGGCCTGACCATGCAGAGCCTGTGGTGGGAAATTATTCGTATGGCTCATGGTTAACGGTTCGTGTTCCAATGGTGTAGAGACGCCCTAaacaaaatcagggccccatcgtgctGGGTGCTGAACATATGCACACTGAGAGAGTCTCGTCCCCAGTAAGCGTACTGTGAAGGCCCTGCCTCTGCCGACTGCTGGAGTGCCTACCTCTGATCTCCAGGGGTGCCCTGGACCAAATGGGCCTGCTCGTGTCATTAAAGCAGAGTGCATGCTGTCTGTCTCTGTAAGCCTGGGGCCATGTACTTACATTGCAGCCTGTGTGGCCGGAGCCACTTGCGTTTGCTTGTCAGCATTTTGTCCTTCCACCCTTTGGGGTGGCACAGAAATATTCTTGGCCTAGAGCAGCCATGCAGGTAAGGCCGATCCTGGTGAATGCCTCCACGGGGGAAAGAGTGAACTGTTCCTTGGAAGGTAaataaaccccctaacccccaaGGGACCATTCTCAGATGCAGCAGGTTTTCCCCAGCCAGAGGGTAGAGCTGCCCTGGTTCCTGGTCTGGGCCTCTCTCCTGAAGAGGTGTGTTTCCTTGCTGTGCCACGAGGTGTCAGgctggctctgctgggtccaCCACCACTGGTATAATCATTCACATTTCCTGGGCGATGCATTGGCATGCAGAACATGACAAATGTCCATTTTGCAGGGCATTTTCTCTGCACGGGACTCTGGGGAGCCAGCGAGTTTTTTGCATATCAAGCAAGGGGACCGGGGACTTTGGATAATGACATTTGCTGCTTAAAGAGAGCCCCTCCCAGCAATGGCCCTGCAGTCTCATCCAGGATGATAGATGAGGTTATTACGTGGCAGTGAGGCAGGTTAAGTGATGCTTGTCAGGCACTGCAAGGATACGGCCCCCTGTGAGTACATTAGTAATTGGGGGTGGGGCACGTGGGGAAGAGTCCTGCTCCAGAGGAGAGGGGGTCTGCTACAGCacagagagggaggcaggggtTGGGCCTGCATGCCCTGGTTATTGGCAGGCAGTAGCATCTGATTGCTTTCTGGGCTGCTGTAAGGGAAGGGCCTGGTGAGCAAGTTCAACTGGGGAAGGGGACCTGTGGCACAGTCCTGGCCATGGGCACAATGTGTTTAGAGAGGTGGCTGTGAGGAGAAGCTTCTGCAGCTGGAAAAGCAATCAGCCCAAAGCAGCAacagcctcttcccccacctgGACAGCAAGGGAGCCGAAGAAACCCCTCCTCCCCGTCAAGTGCACAGGGCTTCCTCCGGCTCACATGTCCCGCCCAGCGAGGCCCAAGCCGCGCAATCCACTGCCCTTAGTCTTAACCCAGAGTGCTGGACGCAGAGAGGGCCCAGTGGCTGCTGAGCTCTGTGGGCTGATCCTTGCCAGCTGTATGGACAATTTCTGCGGGTCGCTCCCAGGGAAGCGTGGCACATTGCCCGTCCCTCTGGCATGGTCCTTTGCTGCTTTCCTCCTTTGCATTCAGCTTTTCCAGTGTGTTCCTCTTCACTCTCaattctcctcctctctccatttCTGTCCCCTTCTCCCTGTGTAGTCTCCTCCTTCCACGCCATCGGCCCTTCAGTCCACTcttccccatcacccctccctcttctctctcctttcattctctcccctgtcctgtactctgctttCACCCTCCTCTGTCACTACTGCCTGCCCTCCGGCCTCAATGGGTCACTGCCATGGCATAGGCAGTGCGCATACTTCCCTTGGGGCCGGCAATCTCTCTCACAGGGCAAGAAACACAGCTAGAGCAGCCCCGGACCCTTGGCTTCTCTGCCCAGCCATTCTTACGGCTCTTTGCAGATGGTGGTAGAGCACTgccttgtgcagagagagggacCATTGTGTGGAGCACACCTTCCTCTTCACTAACACCCCAGGACAAGCGGGGCTTGCGGGTCCAGACAGGCAGCGTGGCCCTGCAGTGGAGCACTGTGCTGCCCCCTGCATGCACACTCAccctctagtttcagagtagtagccgtgttagtctgtattcgcaaaaagaaaaggagtacttgtggcaccttagagactaacaaatttattagagcataagctttcgtgagctacagctcacttcatcgaatgcatccgatgaagtgagctgtagctcacgaaagcttatgctctaataaatttgttagtctctaaggtgccacaagtactccttttctcttttcaccCTCTAGATACAGGATGCCCTGCCATGCACACAGTGCGATCCCCTTCCCATGCATTCAGCAGGGTCTGGCCTGTACACACGCCGTCTCCTTAACACAcacatcacaaaaagaaaaggagtacttgtggcaccttagagactaacaaatttattagagcataagctttcgtgagctacagctcacttcatcggatgcatttggtggaaaaaaacagactacagactaacacggctgctactctgaaacacacatcACAGTGTGGCTAGCTTCCTGTGCACACAGATGGCACCTTTCAATACCTTTATCGGGGCTCCCCCCCACAGTGTGTTCCCACAACCTGATGTTCCTCACCCTTGCACAACAGTGACCACTGAGGCAGATTTGAGGATATTTTAGGGatgattagatcatctagtctgaactcctgcacatcAGAGGCCATTGCATTCCACCGCAAACACCTCTGGGTTGAGCCCAATGATTGAGTGTGACTGTAACAAGGAGTGTGGCCTCCCTTGGAGATTGACAGGTAGGAACAGCTGGATGCCCCCTGGTGGGTGGAAACTGGAAGGCTTTGTCCACCCTGCTGAAAGCAGAAGGGCAGGACAGGAACAGGAAATACGAAAGgtgggccctgcagctcagttgaggTGGAGCTGCTGAGGGAGACAGATGCTTCCAACCTGCTGCTAGAGCAGGAGCCTGCAGAAGACCTCTGCTGTTCTGAGGACTCACCAGAGCTACCAGCCATGCCTgatgctgaggagctgctgggatTGCCACTGGCGGTGTACCCCAGGGAGATGGAGAATGACCCTGGGACTCAGGTACAccccgaggggaggggaggaagtaggTCAGGGATGGCTGACTCTAGTCTGGCTGTGTTGCTGCCTGAATGCAGGTCAGTATGTTGTGGctggattccctgctgacccagtggtggaatTCCCTGCCTTGGGCTGGGATCTGGTGGAGtcaggtgggcctgggtccccctaacCTCTACCACCCCACCCCTGAGGTGGCAGCTTCCTCACCATAGGCCAGGAGGCATGTATTAGTCTACCTTCTACCAGAGCTAGGATGCTAGACCATTCACGGCTCTGCCCTTCCTGAGCGCCTGGGCCCTGATGGCACATTAATGCTTGGCCCTGCCGAAAGAGCCTGAGTTCTAGAGACAGCTACTTTCCCCCTTTTACAGGTTACTGTTCTGAGTGTGTGACAGCGAGGAGGCATAGCCTCCCTTGGAGATTGACAGGGAGGGATGGTCACCCACACCTACTttgactaaagcatttcagtcctcaggagactaaagtGTGCACCGCAGGCAAAGACCTTTTGAGTTT of the Dermochelys coriacea isolate rDerCor1 chromosome 9, rDerCor1.pri.v4, whole genome shotgun sequence genome contains:
- the CRYGS gene encoding gamma-crystallin S, encoding MSKTGTRITFYEEKHFQGHRYECDSDCPDFHTYLSRCNSIRVEGGAWVVYERPNFAGNMYVLTHGEYPEYQRWMGLNDRLSSCKAIHLSSGGQHCIQIFEKGDFGGQMYESTEDCPSVMDEFHIREIHACKVLEGAWIFYEHPNFRGRQYLLEKGEYRKPVDWEAVSPTVQSFRCIVE